The proteins below are encoded in one region of Rana temporaria chromosome 2, aRanTem1.1, whole genome shotgun sequence:
- the FAM222B gene encoding protein FAM222B, protein MNTGLQKWETTQKMRSAQHPTPAELDAYAKTVANNPLTIKIFPNSVKVPQRKHIRRTVNGLDTSGQRYSPYPSQVSTKAGLLAIVKSPAKSVLKGFDGNRARLLPDSMMNPPSSPYVAPSTLNHPQGLTRPQQALQHAQTLQHAQSMQQTLSHSQSMPPGLQHPHSLPHPQTLQHPQGMPQGLQHSQGLQNTQSIPQPQALQHPQSVQHAQSIPQPQALHHAQGIPQTMQRQQSMSQTLQHQQNLPQVLQHSQNMSQALQHSQGMQHPQNMGSQHVQSMPQQSTLQHAPGVTHQTLPHPANNILQPALHGTRKMPDADAPPNVTVSTSTIPLSMAATLQQNRPPDLGSIVHQINQFCQARAGIGTTSVCEGQIANPSPISRNLLINASTRVSTHSIPMPSCVGSAVDHAAAAAISSAASGNVPMVNMSRVPSSYPGDLKPMSWNQHQLAHLQQMCGESAVPGKHTQREISAQGFSGKQNYAQELCMSQSFGLKPPIDKPTPSPPVNGLPGPLPYTNGHYFQPLWNNILPTPNSDSSGSQDLTMPFHGGQAAGAPLDCAGGTHYRAVGGGSSNQNNVMQTMDYLSGTDFQQSCFREQGMPPLGKVQRTQMSRAPEPADSRSIHVQHQGYR, encoded by the coding sequence GGGAAACTACACAGAAGATGAGATCTGCTCAGCATCCTACTCCAGCAGAATTGGATGCATATGCTAAGACAGTTGCCAATAATCCCCTTACAATAAAAATCTTCCCAAACAGCGTCAAGGTTCCTCAGAGAAAGCATATACGCCGCACCGTGAACGGACTGGATACATCAGGGCAGCGTTATAGTCCGTATCCATCACAGGTCAGCACAAAGGCTGGACTTCTTGCAATTGTCAAGTCCCCTGCTAAAAGTGTTTTGAAGGGCTTCGACGGAAATCGTGCCCGCCTCTTGCCAGACTCCATGATGAATCCTCCCTCTTCTCCATATGTTGCACCTAGCACTTTAAATCACCCTCAGGGGCTTACCCGCCCCCAGCAAGCCCTACAGCATGCTCAGACTCTGCAACATGCCCAGAGCATGCAACAGACTTTGTCACACTCTCAGAGCATGCCACCTGGACTGCAGCACCCCCATAGCCTGCCACACCCTCAGACGTTGCAGCACCCCCAAGGCATGCCACAGGGGCTGCAGCATTCTCAGGGTCTGCAAAATACGCAGAGCATCCCACAACCGCAGGCCCTTCAGCATCCACAAAGTGTGCAACATGCACAGAGCATACCACAGCCGCAGGCCCTGCATCATGCGCAGGGAATTCCACAGACAATGCAACGTCAGCAGAGCATGTCACAGACTCTGCAGCACCAACAAAACCTCCCTCAGGTCCTGCAGCACTCTCAGAATATGTCTCAAGCGCTGCAGCATTCACAGGGAATGCAGCATCCACAGAACATGGGGTCACAACATGTCCAAAGCATGCCCCAGCAGTCAACTTTACAGCATGCCCCTGGTGTGACTCACCAGACTCTGCCACACCCTGCTAACAATATTCTGCAGCCTGCTTTACATGGAACTCGAAAGATGCCTGATGCAGATGCCCCTCCGAATGTGACAGTGTCTACCTCAACCATCCCCCTTTCTATGGCTGCAACCCTGCAGCAAAATAGACCACCAGACCTTGGAAGCATTGTGCACCAGATCAACCAGTTCTGTCAGGCTAGGGCCGGCATAGGCACTACCTCTGTTTGTGAGGGACAGATTGCCAACCCCAGCCCTATTAGTCGTAACCTGCTTATCAATGCAAGCACCAGGGTCTCTACTCACAGCATCCCTATGCCTTCCTGTGTTGGATCAGCTGTAGACCATGCTGCCGCTGCTGCTATTTCCTCTGCTGCCTCTGGGAATGTCCCCATGGTGAACATGAGCAGAGTTCCCTCTTCATACCCTGGTGACCTAAAACCTATGTCATGGAACCAGCATCAGCTGGCACATCTGCAGCAAATGTGTGGAGAATCTGCAGTTCCTGGAAAACACACTCAGAGAGAGATTTCTGCACAGGGCTTTTCCGGCAAGCAGAACTACGCTCAAGAACTGTGCATGAGCCAGTCTTTTGGCCTGAAACCCCCTATTGATAAACCTACCCCTTCCCCTCCTGTGAATGGCTTGCCGGGTCCTCTGCCATATACTAATGGACATTATTTTCAACCTCTATGGAATAACATTCTGCCTACTCCAAACAGTGACAGTTCTGGATCACAGGACCTCACCATGCCTTTCCATGGAGGACAGGCAGCTGGTGCACCCTTGGATTGTGCTGGTGGTACTCACTATAGAGCGGTTGGGGGCGGATCTTCCAATCAGAATAACGTGATGCAGACCATGGATTACCTTTCTGGAACGGACTTTCAGCAGTCCTGCTTTAGAGAACAGGGCATGCCACCCCTTGGCAAGGTTCAAAGAACCCAAATGAGTAGAGCTCCTGAGCCAGCTGATAGTCGAAGTATTCATGTTCAGCATCAAGGGTATAGGTAG